The following nucleotide sequence is from Aedes aegypti strain LVP_AGWG chromosome 3, AaegL5.0 Primary Assembly, whole genome shotgun sequence.
CACCTCCTGCTCCTTTCCCAATTGGACGGAAACCCATATGTGATCCAATAAATTTGGCATCAGATGGTAACACTGGATCGAAAGGTAGCTGAGGGTACAAAGCGAATGGATCTGCCCAATCATTCCAAGCTTCGCGAGATTGTATCAAATGAGCGGTATAATTTCGACGAAAAGCTGGACTCGGGTAAGGCGGTTCAATAGGTCCGAGGGATTCTTCCGGTTCAGTATCCAGCACAGGATCGGATTTTAGTGGAATGAAGCTTGAGTTGAACACACTGTGTGCCACTACCGGAGGAACTGGTTTTGGTGGAATTCCAAGGCGATCTCTTAAGCTAGCGATAATGGTATCAACAGTTGCTTGCACTGAACTTAAATATCTTTCCCAAATGAGACGCCCTTGACGACGCATGCTTAGAAGATCGGCATCCGAAATAGCTCTCAGCAGGAAATGAAGCTCAGTTATTCTAGCTTTCGGTAGCGATACAGCTGCTCTTCGCCATTCAATCGTTTCAGCATATGGGAGTTCAATTTGATCCCCTCCAAGAATCACCGGAATTGCACCGGCCCTAAGAGCTTCATACAGTCGCGCCTGCAACAATGTTGAGCTGATGCTGTTTCCTCCGGGTGCCATCAGCAACGTGAACGTTGCCTCCTTCAATACGGACTTTCGGGAATTATCAGTTCCACAAAGCGACCAATCTCTAACTGTGGAAGGGTCTCGTTGTTCTGTCGCTGGAATACATTCAAACTGCAACAGGAACTTATCCTGTGTATGCCCCGATGACATCTCTTTCAAGTGTTCCAGTATAAAATCGTCAACGGTTTCGGCTTCGTCATCGACGTGATGCAGGTTGGATTGATTCTGCACATTCATTTCGCCTTGGAAGCTTAAAAGATATTTCCTTCTCGCAGGCAGCATTGCACTGCATTCCTGCCATACATCTCCACCTGGTGGTCCCAGAATCGGAGGCACTATCAGATCGAAGCCTTTCCTATATTGCCCGTCTTCGAAACTTGATTGCACCAGCATTGCCCGACCGGTGTCGGCGTTTCGGAATATGTTGCCCGTTCCAATGCTCAAATCACGACGggcaaaattaagtaaaatgtGATTCCGTCCATCGCCTCCCCAAAACGGTAGTAGCTTCAGTTTTGTCACATTTAAACTCGAGCCACCGGGCTGCTCTCCGTTTTCTAGATTTGTCACTCCGTAACGGTTATTACGGATAGTTTCTTGCTCCGGCAGTGCCTCACCAACCAACACCAGGAAAATACACGCTTTTTTGGGATCATCCGTTAGATGTGCATTATATCCCAGGGTTTGTTTGATGGTCGTTTTTAGAAATCCATCAACATCGTATCTCGAATTTACCACCGAACTGACATCCGGATCATACAAATACACCGGAAACCCGGAAGTTAAACTACACCTGGAATGATCAAAGCAGGTACTCATTTTACATTCTCGCACCGATGCCCTTGGGATAGGTCGATTGTGTTCCGGCACGGAAAGTGAGAACAGTGCTTTTGGCAGAGCCAGTTCCGGAGTATTTCGGAGCACTGCTTCGCGTTGGGCTACTTGAGCTTGTTCAACCGATATTTTTAATCTTTCTAGCTCTGTTTGTTGCCGGGCTAGCTCTTGCTTCAGTTCGTCTATCTTTTGATTATACAACCCAATATCCGATTGTAATTTCTGACGCCGAGCCTCTAAATCTCGCAGCTCCAAGGACACGGTTCCCTTTATCCGAAGCATCTCGTCAATCCGCAGCTTTAAATCAGCAGCCTTCAGTGGACTCACCTCGTCGAATGCCTCCAACTGCGATCTTGACCGATGGATGTCATTGCTGGGGACATTAGATTCATCCTGAAAGATAATCCTTTTTTGAAACAACAGGATACTGCAACATATATGACAATACTCACGTTCAGCAGAAGATAATAAAATACAAACGTGGCGAACAGAAGACATGCTGCTATAACTATTCCGATGCGGTACAACTTCATGTGCTTCAACCAATGACAAGGACCGCCGGAAGATGAGCTGGTTCCTGCCAGCGCTTCGTAATTCGTCATGATTCTTTCTACCTTCTCCTCACTGCTTCATGTTGTCGAGCACAAACAAACCCAAGTTGCAGCCGCGCGGAAACAAAAACAATCACTATTATCACGTTTCTTGAACTGGGATGTATCCGAAAGTATTTGTTTAAACGCAATTTAGCAATAGTCTTGCAATTTATTTCGTATAACCATTTTTTTATGAACTATTTCGAATAATTCGATTGGCTGATCAACTTTTTGATGTGTTTTATTTACATTTGTGACATTTCGCTGCCCTGCAgcactaataaaaaaataaaaataatctcgcgtaacttttcaaaaagacCTCAGAGGCttaaatggaccaatgcacgagttcattatttgacgtttgagcggtgccgtgttatttacgtgaccatggcaacgagtgaattcggcaccgctcaaacgtcaaattagtgaactcgtgcatccgTCCATTGCCAATTTCTTTCactagggtttattcacaaatttcataacgccgaaaatgaccatttttgacacctacccaccccttcgtaacgtATGGAccaatagtggttatcacgcccaatggtatgggtgccctagtgtagatgtagttgtgaaccttagaggaaaacaatatgcacactgtctcgaaaaacacccagaatccgagtgtaaatttttcaaattgggtaatattctcatatgcattttgatgagtctagaaagcgtgtgcaagtttctttgaggaaaaaaaaaacaaactgtgtatgacgagcgtatgctagtgtACGTGTGTTccaatgtcactaagctctatgcacgagttcactaatatgacgtttgagtggtgccgaattcactggttgccatggttccataaataacacggcaccgctcaaacgtcaaatagtgaactcgtgcatcggtccattttgtatggacactctacaaattttgtatgagctgtaacatcacgaagacacccacccacccccttcagcgttatgaaatttgtgaataagcccctACTGGAAGGTTAAGATGAAATTTTCATCTTGCCCACTGTAGCTTTTTTCCGTGTGAAGCCTCCATCAAGACtgtcattttattttcattgggTGTTGGAAAGGCctttacaaatttaaaaatgacattttaagGAAAACAAAAAGTTGGTTGTTTTCTTCTTTGTTCTCCTTTGTTTACTTTAAATGTTGTCCATTTACCGCTGTGTGAATTTCAATACGAAACTATCTCTTTATTTTTGTGGAAATCTGAAGCGAAACAAAATGGAAAATCCTCTATTCGGAACGGCCCATCTTCTGGATGAAGTTGATAGTAAGTATCCACGTATATCTTCCTAATAAACGCTATAATTATTGTACCGCTTGTCTTCAATCAGAGAAACTAATGGTTTTGCTGCGTGACGGTCGAACACTGATTGGATACCTGAGAAGCGTTGATCAGTTTGCAAATCTGGTTCTTCACCGGACAATCGAGCGGATACACGTCGGCAATGAATACGGCGACATACAGCGCGGGGTTTTCATCATACGAGGCGAGAATGTTGTGCTCCTGGGTGAAATTGTGAGTATCGAAAGTTCTTAAGATCTGGCTTTATTATGCCGCATTCCATTGCAGGATCGTGAGAAGGAAAACAATCTTCCTCTGAAAGAAATATCCGTCGACGATATTCTGGATGCccaacgaagagaacaggaagCCAAGCAGGAAAAGCACCGACTGATATCAAAGGCTTTGAAAGAGCGAGGATTGAATATGAACTCGGAGCTCACGCAGGATGAATTCTAACCGATGGAAGAGGTTGTCTTATTCCATTAACTTAGGTTACGTTGTGAAATATTCTTGAGTTTATGGCGTTTTTATGTTTCTTTTAAATCTACCTTCAATATAATGGAACAGCATGTAAACGAGTTTGTGTATAGAATGTTTCTGAAAAATCGAGCATATTCCCTAACGCAGGACTAGCGGCAAGTCTCTTTAGAGATTTGGTCAATCTCTGGTATTTAAATGCAAGTGTCTATTTTTAATACAAAGTctataggggtattcacttaacggCGTAAATTCCTGCGTATATCGTGATAAACTTGTTATCTTAAATATTTCACGAAATTGCGTTAACTGCTTAGGAAACATTTCATGTTGTTGAGATTCAACAGCCATCCGATCTAAGAATGCGCCGGTCATTATAGCAACCGTCATAAAATAtgttaggggtattcacttaaagtagCGTAAATTGAGATATTGG
It contains:
- the LOC5578446 gene encoding exostosin-3, whose protein sequence is MTNYEALAGTSSSSGGPCHWLKHMKLYRIGIVIAACLLFATFVFYYLLLNDESNVPSNDIHRSRSQLEAFDEVSPLKAADLKLRIDEMLRIKGTVSLELRDLEARRQKLQSDIGLYNQKIDELKQELARQQTELERLKISVEQAQVAQREAVLRNTPELALPKALFSLSVPEHNRPIPRASVRECKMSTCFDHSRCSLTSGFPVYLYDPDVSSVVNSRYDVDGFLKTTIKQTLGYNAHLTDDPKKACIFLVLVGEALPEQETIRNNRYGVTNLENGEQPGGSSLNVTKLKLLPFWGGDGRNHILLNFARRDLSIGTGNIFRNADTGRAMLVQSSFEDGQYRKGFDLIVPPILGPPGGDVWQECSAMLPARRKYLLSFQGEMNVQNQSNLHHVDDEAETVDDFILEHLKEMSSGHTQDKFLLQFECIPATEQRDPSTVRDWSLCGTDNSRKSVLKEATFTLLMAPGGNSISSTLLQARLYEALRAGAIPVILGGDQIELPYAETIEWRRAAVSLPKARITELHFLLRAISDADLLSMRRQGRLIWERYLSSVQATVDTIIASLRDRLGIPPKPVPPVVAHSVFNSSFIPLKSDPVLDTEPEESLGPIEPPYPSPAFRRNYTAHLIQSREAWNDWADPFALYPQLPFDPVLPSDAKFIGSHMGFRPIGKGAGGAGKEFGESLGGNHPREQFTIVILTYEREQVLMDSLSRLYGLPYLHKVIVVWNSPKPPLEDLRWPDIGVPVHVVRAPRNSLNNRFLPYDAIETEAVLSVDDDAHLRHDEILFGFRVWREHRDRVVGFPGRFHAWDTNTLDAWNYNSNYSCELSMVLTGAAFIHKYYTYLYTYTLPQAIRDKVDEYMNCEDIAMNFLVSHVTRKPPVKVTSRWTFRCPGCPVSLSEDDTHFQERHKCINFFTKVFGYTPLLNTQYRADSILFKTRIPHDKQKCFKFI
- the LOC5578445 gene encoding U6 snRNA-associated Sm-like protein LSm1: MLSIYRCVNFNTKLSLYFCGNLKRNKMENPLFGTAHLLDEVDKKLMVLLRDGRTLIGYLRSVDQFANLVLHRTIERIHVGNEYGDIQRGVFIIRGENVVLLGEIDREKENNLPLKEISVDDILDAQRREQEAKQEKHRLISKALKERGLNMNSELTQDEF